From the genome of Leptospiraceae bacterium:
TTACTTTTTTTTGGTTCAATTGGATCTTTACTATATTTACCGCTAATATTTTTTGCGTTTAACGTTTTATTCTTTGATTTTATTTTACGTCGAATGAGTCTGAATTCTGTTTATCGAGTTTTTTTAGTAATTATAAGTTTTATATCTTTTCCATTATTGACTGCGGTTGATTACACAGAGAATCCGGCATTTCAAACTTTTTATTTAGTCGGATTTTATTTGTTTTGGGAATTAATGAAAAATAATGAGTCTTCCATTCAGAAGTTTATTTTGACTGGAATTTTCTTCGGGATTGCGTTTGCGTTACGATTAGAAATAATAATGACATTTTCTTTTTTATGTTTAGTTTATTTTTTATTTACTTTTGAATTTAGAAAATCCTTTTTTATTTATCTTGGATTTATTATTATAGCTTCTGCATTTGTGATTTATAATGTATCTGTATCAGGTCATCCTTTGGGATTTCGATACGTATCCTCTATTGACTTTAATGATAATTCAAAAGCAGATATTTGGAATCGTTTAACGTTAGTTCGGGCGACTATCTGGGGCGACAAAATTATGGTAGGAGTTTTAAAATTTCAACCCCTAACTTGGATTTTGTTATTACTTCCTGTATGGGCGCGGATAAATAAAATTAACCTACGAGACGGAAATATTTTTATTGTAGCAGGTTTGGTATCTATGTTAGCCATTCCATTTTACGTTACTGTGTATGGTGGCGTTGGATATTTTGGACTTCGATATATTGAAGCACCTTTCTTTTTACTACTATTAGGTTTTTCTAGGTATTTTTCTCAGGATTTATTTGGGGATAGAAAATACAAAAAATGGGTTTTCATTTTTTTATTCCTATTGGTTGGTTATTATAACTGGTTATCTACTAAAGAAGGTTTAAAAATCATTCGAAATTCAGCTAAGGAAAATATTGTATTTCAAAGTTTTATGGATAAATCTAATCGTTTTGTTATTCATTCGTCCTTATACACTTCTATTTGGATTGGAAAATCCTTTTTTGAAAAGACACATGTCAATTTAGTTGGGAACAAAGAGTTCAGTGATTATTTGAAAAATATTTCTGAAAATGAGCAGTTTGTTATTTTACTAAGCCCTGAGAATATTTACATTTCGGCAGATATCCCTAAAAAATTGCATGAGAGGTATACTACTCAAATAAACCTTGAAGATTTGCCCATTCTTATCTCAGAAGAAATGAACGTAAACGGCGTGAAATTATACCTAGCGCAAAAGAAATAATTTTTTTAATGGGGGTATCTGGTATTGTTCTCCAATCTGATTACTTTAGCATGAATTTTGCATAAATGTTACTATCTATCTCTGGTTCTTGAATTTATTAGACTACTGGAACAAGGAAGTTGAATTTATGAGCACATTGACTAAGAAAAGTATTAATATGATTGAATTAACTTGCACAGACAAAGGAAATTTCTCATACCTTTTAAAAATCAAGGTTTCATTAAATGAAAAAGGAATTATCTACAAAGTTACGTCCGTTTTATTTGCCCATGGATGGAACATAGAGGAAGCTGTAGCAGAGACAGTTGATGGAAACATGGTGAAAGATGTATTTATAATACGAAATTTATTTGGTCAGAAAATGACCGATAAAGATTTAAATATAATTAAAACTGATTTAAATTCTCTTTTTTATGAAGGAGTATCTGTTGTAGACTATTTGGAGAAATCAGGTAAAGATGTTAATTTCTATAAAAAGCCATTTAATTCCATAGTAAATTTATTTAACCCGCCATCTATTGATTTCACAGTTTTGGATATTAGAACACTCGATCGACCTGGATTACTTTACGAGATATCTCAGATTTTATATTTATCAAATGTTGATATTATTTCTTTTACAGCTAAAAGTGAGAACAAGGAGATACGAGATAGTTTTTTGCTTTGCACTCCAGAAAGGGAGAAACTGACTGAAGAATATAGTTTAAAAATCAGAGATAAACTTTTATCAATTTTGAGTTAAGTTTATTCTTCCGCGTGTTTTCCTAACTCAAATGAGTTAATAAATTCATTTATCGTATTTATATGTTCTTCTTCGGGGGATAATCCGTCTTCGCCTGGATCATAAAGGTGTTCATCAAAAACATGAAAATCAAAAATCCTAAGTTCAAATTCGGGGAGCATGATAATGATATTCTCGGAATGCAGATCTAAAATCAACTTTTCCTTTTGTGCTAAGTAACGAGTCGCTTCAATTACTCTATGAAAGTTAAAAGCGATTTTTTTTAATTTCGCTACTGGAACATTTCCAAATTTATGAGTGTCAAAATTTAGTTTCCATTTGGGTAAAAATTTATCCTCTAATTTACTTTGTTTTACTTTTTCAGTGAGTTTCACAAATTCTTTTAGATGTTTTCCTGGAATTAAAATTTGGTTATCGCAGGGGGTAATGGTAGTTTGCGGGATACCGAATGGAGTTCTTCGACTTCTTAGACCCATAAAAAATTTTGTTGGGAGAACTAAATCAGGTAGTAGGGTTTTTACTTTCCAGTAATGAAGTCTTTCTAAACCTAATCTTTTGAATTTAAAATCCAAAAGTTCTTTAGAAGAATGTTTAAAACATCTACTTTGCAGATAATTTTTTAGTTCCAATTCTTCAGGTTTTAAATACATTTCTAGATTTTTGGAAACTTCTTTAAACAAAGAACCAAAAAGTGGATCTGAGCCTAATTTTGATTTGCCTACTTTTACAACTTGATTCCAAGGAAGGCGGTATACAAATTTATAACCACCGCGTCCTATAAAATCAGCATTTGTGATAGGCATAAAATTTTCCATAAACTCGCCATTAAACTTATAAGAAATCTGGAAAACGTGGGAAACTGGAAATATTCTTTCATATAAATTACGCACAATACCTGATTTGCGCAAACTAAGGTCAATAGGTAATTCTTCGGCAGGAATCGGTGGATCCGTTTTGGATGGGTTAAAGGAAAGTTCTTTGTCGAGTCCCTTTTCTAACATTTCAATGAAGTTTGGGATACTGTTAAATTTTTTGAATGAAAAAAGACTTTTTACTTTGTCTTTATAAGTATTGAATTTTGATTCTTCAGCCATGTTTTCTTATAGTCTCCAAAATCCCGTCTCCGAATTTTTCTATTTTTGCATCTCCTAATCCTTTAATGTGAATTAAATCCTGTTTGGATGTCGGCTTCAAGTTTGCAATTCTAGTGATTACTGCATTATGCAGAACCATGAATTTTTTCCACCTATATTTTCGAGCTTCTCTGTCTCTATAGTTTTTTAATGCCTTCACTAGAACTTGATTCGGAGTTGGTATTTTACGAATTCGGAGTCCTGCATTTATTTCAGATTCGATTTTTTCTTTTTTTGATACAGGCGGGTGAGTTGCTAAGTAAAGTTTTGGATACTTTTGTCCAGAAATTCGAACTTCCTTTGTTATTGTTAATTCTTCTAGTTTTGCCAGTAGAGCTTCTTCGGGAATTTTGGGAAGTTTTCCATGAAAAGGGGACTTATCTACTTTCATTCTAAGAATTGCTTTAGAATTTGATCCTCGTAAGATTCCTACAAGAATTTTTTTGCCAAACACTCCCGGATAATGAATTAGTAAATTTTTAATGATTTCCAATTCATCTGTGGCAAACTGATATTTGCTTTTTTCTAGTTTTTTTATTTTTTTATCTTCTAACTCTTCTAGATAGGAATTTTTGTTATTTTGTAAATCACTAGACGTTTCGCATACATCACAGTTACCGCAGGAATTAATTTTTTCTCCAAAATAATCACATAGAAACTTTTGACGGCAAACTGTGGAATAAACGTAAGCTTTGATTGCATCTAAAAGAGTTTCTCCTCCTTTTCGATTCGATTCCTTTCTTATTATAAAATTTTGCACTGCTAGGTCAGCATTTTGAAAAAACAAAATACAACGAGAGAATTTCCCATCCCGACCTGCACGGCCTGCTTCTTGGTAATAGGATTCTACTGAAGAAGGAATTTGATAGTGCAAAACTAGTCTGACATCAGGAGAATCTAGTCCCATTCCGAAAGCGTTAGTTGCGACTAAAATTTTTACTTTTCCAGAAGAATAATTATTCTGTGTTTTTTCTCGCATAACGTCTGTTTTGCCAGCATGGTATCTTGCTGCATTATGACCATTATCCAGCAGAAATTTACAGACTTCGTCTACTTTGTTTCGAGTTGCACAATAAATTATGATTCTTCCGGATTTATTTTTTGAGCTCTCTTGTTCTAAAATTTCTAATAATTTAGTATCCTTTTCAGATTCAGTTCGAAGGTATTCGATTTGAAAAAATAAATTAGGTCGAAGAAAACTTTTTTTTATCAATGCAGGATTCTTTAAGTTCAATGAATTTTCGATATCCACTAAAACTTTTTCCGTTGCCGTTGCTGTTAGAGCAATAAATGGAGCCTTGGGGTGAATCAGTCGTAACCGATGAAGTTCCCTGTATTCGGGACGAAAATCATGTCCCCATTGCGATACACAATGTGATTCATCTACAGCAAAAAAGTTTACTTTCATTTTCTTTAACATGGTCGTAAAGTAAGAAGATAAAGCCCTTTCTGGAGAGATATATAAAAGTTTAATTTTTCCTGTCACGGCACGGCTAATAGCAGTAAGCTGTTCTAGTTCATCCTGAGAGGAATTACAGAATAATGCTGGAATACCAAGTCGATTAAGTGATTCAACTTGATCCTTCATTAGAGCGATTAGCGGGGAAATAACTATAGATACACCGCTATCTTGAATACTTGCAGGAAGTTGATATAATAGAGATTTCCCACCACCAGTTGGCATTACGGCTACTACATCTTTTCCTGAAAGTAAACTTTGAATAGCCTCCAATTGTCCATCTCGAAAAGAAGACAAACGAAATGTAGTCTCTAATTGTTGTTGTAAAGAATTCATTGAAATTTTAGAAATCCCTTGGTAACATAACAGGTATTTTTTCGAAATTGATTTTTTCAAAATCTGCTGAATTGTAAGTTAAAATAGAATTAGCTTTAGCTTTCCGTGCTGACATGTAATGAAATAAGTCATAAATAATTCCGCCAGATAGTCCAAGTTGAGTAATCTGGGAAATGATTTCTTTGTGTTCTTTTTCTTCTAGATAGATGATTTTGAAATTTGGGTAGATATTTCTTTCGATAACTTCTTTTATTTCTAAAGGAGAGATTCTAGTTTTGAGGGGAAGTTTAGAAAATACAGAATAGAATTCCAGAAGAGTGTGGGAAGATATAAGGACTTCTATTTTTTTGTCTGTGATTTTTTCTAAAATGGAAAAACATTCTTTATGATTGGGATGTGCCTCGGCAAATGTTGGAATTAAAACGGATGTATCAAGGAAAATTTTTTTTGTCATATTCCTCCATCTCTCTCTCGCCTAACTTTTTGAATAAGTTTGACTGGATCTGTCTCTCCCGCCCAATCAGTCGATATGACGGTAAATTTTCCTTTTTTACGAAGAGTGGACTTTTCTTCTTTCTTTCGGACGCGAAATTCGACTCCATCAAGGATTATTTCCAATTCTGTATCAGGACCAATTCCAAGTTGGTCTCGAATTTCTTTCGGAACAACCAATCTCCCCACTTTATCAATTACAACTGTCATAGTAATCCCATTTAAATTACCAATTACCAATTGTCAATGGGAAATTGGAACGATTTTAATCGAGACTTGGATTTTGGACAATTTAATTTTGGTTCTAATTACACCAATAAAAGAGCAAAACCTTCCTGTATACTTTGTCGCAAAAAAATATCGGTCATTCTTTGCAGTTTATTTCTTGCCTATTTTGGGATTCGCAAAAAACTGGTCTTACCAATGCTGCCTTAGCTCAATTGGTAGAGTAGCTGATTTGTAATCAGCCGGTTGGGGGTTCGATTCCCTTAGGCAGCTCGGTGAAGTTTGTTTTTGCGGCTGTATTTCTTTCCTATTTCAATCGTAATCAAACAATCAATGGGCAGATACTCAAGTGGTCAACGAGATCAGACTGTAAATCTGCTGGCTCCGCCTTCGGAGGTTCGAATCCTCCTCTGCCCACATTTCTATTTTAGTCTACGAACATATAAAACTTTTTCTACACGAGCGATTACTTCGCCTGTTTCTGATTTGATTTCGCAATGAAAAATTTTATTCATTTTACCTTTCGAGTCTACTTCTTGTTTGATGTTAGTTAGTTCTTCGTCGTTTACCTCAAAAGTGGCGTATACTGTTCCTCGTCCGGGTTTTACAAACTCAATTGTAGCAGCTTTGTCCCAAACTAGGTATTTTTCTCCCAAATTTTCCATTAGAATGAACATATAAAATGGATCAGCCATTGCGTATAACGATCCACCAAAATGAGAGAATACGAAGTTGCGATTATACAGTCTTAGTTTCATTCGAACATCGAAGCGCCTGAAGTCTTTCGAAATATTTGTTACGTAAATGCCGGCACCCAAATATGGTATATACCAATTTAACAACAAACGAAAGTAAGTTGTTTTAAAATAGGGAGGAAGCCAACGTTTTTTTTGTTGTAGTGATTTATTTTTCATTGTTACATATAGTAGAGACGCACGGCCGTGCGTCTCTACTGGAATTAAAATTAACCCTTATATCTCTCGACCATTAACGCTCCAGCTATTCCTCCGTGTGCGCAGGCTGTTAATAGAACGGTGTTTACTGAAGGATCATTTTTCATGTCCATCACAGCGTTTGCGACGAGACGTATGCCGGTAGCTCCAAATGGGTGACCGATGGAAATAGACCCTCCGTAGGTGTTGATTTTCTTTTCGTCGAAACTTTTTTCCCAATCCCAGCCGGTTTGGTTTTTGATTTCTTCAAGGGCACCAACTGCGGTAGCGGCAAATGCTTCGTGAATTTCCACTCTATCTACGTCTTGGATTTTCATATTCATGTCTTGAAGTAAACCAAGAGTAGCCGCCGCTTGACCAAGTCCCATTTCGTTTGGATGAACGCCTTTCATTTTCCATCCTGTTAGTACTGCACTAATTTCAAGTCCGAGTTCTTTTGCTTTTTCAACAGTGGTTACAATTACACCTGCGGCTCCATCAGAACGGGGGCTAGCATTGAATATGCTCACAGTTGGTGCGTGGGATTTTTTTAGATCCTTTGCGTATTTTGTTTGGAATTCAGTGAATTTCATTTGTGGGTTATCAAACATGAGCATTGCGCGCCCCATACGATCAGGGTTTTCCACTAGACCTTTTCTGAGTAGAACTGCTTCGTCCGCCTTCATGATATTACCCTCATCGTCAGCAATAGGAATTAGAAATGGCTCATAGAGTCCAGCTTCAGTTGCTTCTAAAGCGCGTTTAAAACTTTGAAAGGCTACTTTATCGTTAACCGCACGAGAAAGAGCGTAGTTTTGGGAAACGATTTCGGCAGTGACTTGCATTCCGTAACTGGTTTCACCATCGCCGAGTCCGTCTTCGAGTGTGTCTCGAACTTCTACGCCTTCGGGAAGAGTTGATTCAGCTAATGCTTTTTTTAATTTATCAAGGCTTGCGGTTTTTTTGTTTATCCGTGCATTCTTTACTACGAATGGCATCGCTGTTTGAGACTCTTCGCCTATCGCTAAAAAAAGTTCTCCTTCACCGAGTAGAATTCGGCGAGCGGCTTCAACGACTGATTCCATACCAGAAACGCAATTATTGGAAACAGTTAAACAAGGAATTTCATTTGGAAGTCCAATTAAGTTTGCTATTACACGAGCAGAATTAGGTGCGTTGGCGAAACCTTCTCCAACTACAACTCCGTCGATTCTGTCCAACGGCAACTTTGTTTTAGCAATGATGTCTTCGGCTACGATTTTTCCTAAATGATGCGCTGAGTATTTAGAAAGGGACTTTCCGATTTGTGCAAACGGAATTCTGCGGGGGGTGCAAAGTGCTATTTGTTTAGGTGATTTCATATAAATCCTCGATTAGACTAATTGGTCTAAGACTACTCTAAAATATTAGACTAATTTGTCTAATATTTTTTTAAAGACAAATTTCCCCCATGTTTAAAAATAGGAATTTCCAATTAGGAAATTCTAAATGGCAAAGAAAATTATTCCCAAAGACGATAACCCAAAAGAGCGGATCTTAGACACAGCCTCAAAACTGTTCTATTTACAGGGCTATAGCAATACCGGCATCAATCAAATTTTGGAAGAATCCAAAACCTTTAAACTCAGTTTTTATAATTATTTTACATCGAAAGAAAATCTAGGAATCGAATATATCAAAATCCGTGAGACTGAATTTCTAGCATTTATGGACAGACTCATGACGACTCACACAAATTATGAAGCCTTCGTTCGAACTTGGATTCGATTTTTACGAGCAGAAATCAAACACCAAAAATACCACGGCTGTCCATTTATCAATATCACCCTCCAAACGTTTGGAAAAGAAGAAGTCTTTAAGCCACATATTAAATCCATGATTGCAAAATGGAAAAAGTTAATTACTAGTTTTCTCATTCGTTCGCAAACTGCCGGTAAGCCGCAAGCAGAAAAATTAGCAGTTCTCATTATCCAAATTTTCGAAGGTTCAGTGCAACTTTACATGGCTACGGATAATCTGGATTATATTCATGACCTCGAAGAAAACCTCGTCTCGTTAGGTAAAAAATAATTCTGCTATTTTAATGGCAGTCCGGTTGGCTTACTCGTATTTTGCGCTATTAAAAAATATTTACAGTATTTAATAATCATTTCGCATAACGAGTAAACCAACCGTCGCGCTCGCCCCTCTTATCAATAAATTGCGCCTGCCGCATAATCCTACTCCCCTCAGTTCATGCAATTTATTGATACCGGGTTGATCGCTACTGCTTGTTCTTGCCTGACCTTTTCCTTGTATTGCGGATTACACGGATATAGCGCAACCTTTTATACCATTTCTCATAAACAAGTTCCGCTATTTTTCACAAAACGTGTATTCCCAATTGCCAAAAAATATAGTTCATTTAAAGCGAGGGGGTAATTACTTTTTTATTTCGTCTAAATAAATTCTGTGCGAAAATTCTTATTTTTTTTTAAATTTTAAAAAATTTTT
Proteins encoded in this window:
- a CDS encoding DUF4442 domain-containing protein; amino-acid sequence: MKNKSLQQKKRWLPPYFKTTYFRLLLNWYIPYLGAGIYVTNISKDFRRFDVRMKLRLYNRNFVFSHFGGSLYAMADPFYMFILMENLGEKYLVWDKAATIEFVKPGRGTVYATFEVNDEELTNIKQEVDSKGKMNKIFHCEIKSETGEVIARVEKVLYVRRLK
- a CDS encoding TetR/AcrR family transcriptional regulator; protein product: MAKKIIPKDDNPKERILDTASKLFYLQGYSNTGINQILEESKTFKLSFYNYFTSKENLGIEYIKIRETEFLAFMDRLMTTHTNYEAFVRTWIRFLRAEIKHQKYHGCPFINITLQTFGKEEVFKPHIKSMIAKWKKLITSFLIRSQTAGKPQAEKLAVLIIQIFEGSVQLYMATDNLDYIHDLEENLVSLGKK
- a CDS encoding thiolase family protein; amino-acid sequence: MKSPKQIALCTPRRIPFAQIGKSLSKYSAHHLGKIVAEDIIAKTKLPLDRIDGVVVGEGFANAPNSARVIANLIGLPNEIPCLTVSNNCVSGMESVVEAARRILLGEGELFLAIGEESQTAMPFVVKNARINKKTASLDKLKKALAESTLPEGVEVRDTLEDGLGDGETSYGMQVTAEIVSQNYALSRAVNDKVAFQSFKRALEATEAGLYEPFLIPIADDEGNIMKADEAVLLRKGLVENPDRMGRAMLMFDNPQMKFTEFQTKYAKDLKKSHAPTVSIFNASPRSDGAAGVIVTTVEKAKELGLEISAVLTGWKMKGVHPNEMGLGQAAATLGLLQDMNMKIQDVDRVEIHEAFAATAVGALEEIKNQTGWDWEKSFDEKKINTYGGSISIGHPFGATGIRLVANAVMDMKNDPSVNTVLLTACAHGGIAGALMVERYKG
- a CDS encoding AbrB/MazE/SpoVT family DNA-binding domain-containing protein, whose product is MTVVIDKVGRLVVPKEIRDQLGIGPDTELEIILDGVEFRVRKKEEKSTLRKKGKFTVISTDWAGETDPVKLIQKVRRERDGGI
- a CDS encoding PIN domain-containing protein, which encodes MTKKIFLDTSVLIPTFAEAHPNHKECFSILEKITDKKIEVLISSHTLLEFYSVFSKLPLKTRISPLEIKEVIERNIYPNFKIIYLEEKEHKEIISQITQLGLSGGIIYDLFHYMSARKAKANSILTYNSADFEKINFEKIPVMLPRDF
- a CDS encoding RecQ family ATP-dependent DNA helicase, yielding MNSLQQQLETTFRLSSFRDGQLEAIQSLLSGKDVVAVMPTGGGKSLLYQLPASIQDSGVSIVISPLIALMKDQVESLNRLGIPALFCNSSQDELEQLTAISRAVTGKIKLLYISPERALSSYFTTMLKKMKVNFFAVDESHCVSQWGHDFRPEYRELHRLRLIHPKAPFIALTATATEKVLVDIENSLNLKNPALIKKSFLRPNLFFQIEYLRTESEKDTKLLEILEQESSKNKSGRIIIYCATRNKVDEVCKFLLDNGHNAARYHAGKTDVMREKTQNNYSSGKVKILVATNAFGMGLDSPDVRLVLHYQIPSSVESYYQEAGRAGRDGKFSRCILFFQNADLAVQNFIIRKESNRKGGETLLDAIKAYVYSTVCRQKFLCDYFGEKINSCGNCDVCETSSDLQNNKNSYLEELEDKKIKKLEKSKYQFATDELEIIKNLLIHYPGVFGKKILVGILRGSNSKAILRMKVDKSPFHGKLPKIPEEALLAKLEELTITKEVRISGQKYPKLYLATHPPVSKKEKIESEINAGLRIRKIPTPNQVLVKALKNYRDREARKYRWKKFMVLHNAVITRIANLKPTSKQDLIHIKGLGDAKIEKFGDGILETIRKHG